A stretch of the Erpetoichthys calabaricus chromosome 3, fErpCal1.3, whole genome shotgun sequence genome encodes the following:
- the lbh gene encoding protein LBH isoform X2 has translation MTELMMSSTSMDDMALSPSKDRHSFQIFPDPSDFERCCKLKDRLPSIVVEPTDGDVESGELRWPPEEFLISEEEDEPEDEKMCEEVPSKEEAEGQS, from the exons ATGACTGAGCTGATGATGAGCAGCACATCGATGGACGACATGGCACTGAGCCCCAGCAAAGACCGCCACTCCTTTCAG ATCTTTCCTGACCCCTCGGACTTTGAGCGATGCTGCAAACTGAAGGACCGCCTGCCCTCCATTGTGGTGGAGCCCACCGATGGCGACGTGGAGAGTGGCGAACTTCGCTGGCCCCCGGAGGAGTTTCTGATCAGCGAAGAGGAGGATGAGCCCGAGGATGAGAAGATGTGTGAAGAGGTGCCTAGCAAGGAGGAGGCCGAGGGCCAGTCGTAG
- the lbh gene encoding protein LBH isoform X1: MSGLFWPLHCSVFLPTSRMTELMMSSTSMDDMALSPSKDRHSFQIFPDPSDFERCCKLKDRLPSIVVEPTDGDVESGELRWPPEEFLISEEEDEPEDEKMCEEVPSKEEAEGQS; encoded by the exons ATGTCTGGTCTCTTCTGGCCGCTGCACTG CTCTGTGTTCCTGCCGACTTCCAGAATGACTGAGCTGATGATGAGCAGCACATCGATGGACGACATGGCACTGAGCCCCAGCAAAGACCGCCACTCCTTTCAG ATCTTTCCTGACCCCTCGGACTTTGAGCGATGCTGCAAACTGAAGGACCGCCTGCCCTCCATTGTGGTGGAGCCCACCGATGGCGACGTGGAGAGTGGCGAACTTCGCTGGCCCCCGGAGGAGTTTCTGATCAGCGAAGAGGAGGATGAGCCCGAGGATGAGAAGATGTGTGAAGAGGTGCCTAGCAAGGAGGAGGCCGAGGGCCAGTCGTAG
- the ypel5 gene encoding protein yippee-like 5, producing the protein MGRIFLDHIGGTRLFSCANCDTILTNRSELISTRFTGATGRAFLFNKVVNLQYSEVQDRVMLTGRHMVRDVSCKNCNSKLGWIYEFATEDSQRYKEGRVILERALVRESEGFEEHVPSDNS; encoded by the exons ATGGGACGCATTTTCCTGGACCATATTGGTGGCACTCGTCTGTTTTCCTGTGCCAACTGTGATACCATTCTGACCAATCGCTCGGAGCTCATCTCGACTCGCTTTACGGGGGCTACTGGGAGAGCGTTCCTCTTCAATAAG GTGGTAAACCTTCAGTACAGCGAAGTCCAGGACCGAGTCATGCTGACGGGGAGACACATGGTGAGGGACGTCAGCTGCAAGAACTGCAACAGCAAGCTGGGTTGGATCTACGAGTTCGCCACGGAGGACAGCCAGCGCTACAAGGAGGGCCGCGTCATCCTGGAGAGAGCGCTGGTGAGGGAGAGCGAGGGCTTCGAGGAGCACGTGCCCTCGGACAACTCCTGA